The following proteins are encoded in a genomic region of Brachypodium distachyon strain Bd21 chromosome 1, Brachypodium_distachyon_v3.0, whole genome shotgun sequence:
- the LOC112269740 gene encoding uncharacterized protein LOC112269740 — protein MQRLCSSSRRRHRLLSPPSVEMEKEKQAQGDKKEKKPRAHWTCSQLEFLVYMMKEYADTAKYYGQNGFTKEAWNHMSSRLNTQFPKADFTIVQIKDREQRLKKDYSIVKSILNKSGFGWDPVQKVPESIDEKWDELSKEQRKWRYKAFPHYDDLHGIYDGKTAEGKRCKRTTDMFEEKDSSPAFVPEETCTESVLRAAGLNSPTPTIPGPDLDGHQYDWDRGLYGDDVEFPSAARSQGVENPSSQFEAE, from the exons CCCTCGGTCGAGATGGAGAAAGAGAAACAGGCGCAAGGAGATAAAAAGG AGAAGAAACCCAGAGCACATTGGACATGCAGTCAATTAGAATTTCTTGTTTATATGATGAAAGAGTATGCGGATACTGCTAAATATTATGGTCAGAATGGATTCACAAAAGAAGCGTGGAATCACATGTCAAGTCGCTTGAATACACAGTTCCCTAAAGCTGATTTTACCATTGTTCAAATAAAAGATAGGGAGCAACGGTTAAAGAAAGATTACAGTATTGTCAAGTCTATTTTGAACAAGAGTGGCTTCGGATGGGATCCCGTGCAAAAAGTGCCAGAATCCATTGATGAAAAATGGGATGAGTTGAGTAAAGAACAAAGGAAGTGGAGGTACAAAGCATTCCCTCACTACGATGATTTGCATGGAATTTATGACG GTAAAACAGCGGAGGGGAAGCGTTGTAAAAGGACAACTGATATGTTCGAAGAGAAGGACAGCTCGCCTGCTTTTGTACCTGAAGAAACCTGCACAGAATCAGTTCTACGGGCTGCTGGACTTAATTCACCTACTCCAACAATACCTGGTCCAGACTTGGATGGTCACCAATATGATTGGGACAGAGGCTTATATGGTGATGACGTTGAGTTTCCTTCTGCTGCTCGTTCTCAAGGTGTGGAAAATCCTAGTAGTCAGTTTGAAGCTGAATAG
- the LOC100821241 gene encoding anthranilate synthase alpha subunit 2, chloroplastic, with the protein MESLAATAFSPSRLAAHPAPAAAPAPVPFRARAGGRRRSRRGSSGVRCCAASASVSPLINGSAAAKAEEEDRRRFFESAARGSGQGNLVPMWECIVSDHLTPVLAYRCLVPEDDMDAPSFLFESVEQGLEGTTNVGRYSILGAHPALEIVAKENKVTIMDHEKGVVTEQVVDDPMQVPRSIMEGWHPQQIDQLPEAFSGGWVGFFSYDTVRYVEKKKIPFSGAPEDDRNLPDVHLGLYDDVLVFDHVEKKVYVIHWVSLDRHASTEDAYQDGKSRLKQLLSKVHNANVPKLSPGFVKLHTRQFGTPLNKSTMTSDEYKNAVIQAKEHILAGNIFQIVLSQRFERRTYATPFEVYRALRIVNPSPYMAYVQARGCILVASSPEILTKVQKGKVINRPLAGTTRRGKTESEDKLQEEQLLSDQKQCAEHIMLVDLGRNDVGKVSKSGSVKVEKLMNIERYSHVMHISSTVSGQLDDQLQSWDALRAALPVGTVSGAPKVKAMELIDQLEVTRRGPYSGGLGGISFDGDMQIALALRTIVFSTAPSHNTMFSYKNSDRRREWVAHLQAGAGIVADSIPDDEQKECENKAAALARAIDLAESAFVDKE; encoded by the exons ATGGAATCCCTAGCCGCCACCGCGTTCTCGCCCTCGCGCCTCGCCGCCCACcccgccccggcggcggcgccggcgccggtccCGTTCAGAGCAAGAgctggagggaggaggaggagcaggagaggGAGCAGCGGCGTTAGGTGCTGCGCTGCGAGCGCGAGCGTGAGCCCGTTGATTAATGGGAGCGCCGCGGcgaaggcggaggaggaggacaggaGGCGGTTCTTCGagtcggcggcgcgggggagcGGGCAGGGCAACCTTGTTCCCATGTGGGAGTGCATCGTGTCGGACCACCTCACCCCCGTCCTCGCCTACCGCTGCCTCGTCCCCGAGGACGACATGGACGCCCCCAGCTTCCTCTTCGAGTCTGTCGAGCAGGGGCTCGAAGGCACCACCAACGTC GGTCGTTACAGCATCCTGGGAGCCCACCCGGCGTTGGAGATCGTAGCCAAGGAGAACAAGGTCACCATCATGGACCACGAGAAGGGCGTGGTGACGGAGCAGGTCGTGGACGATCCTATGCAGGTCCCCAGGAGCATAATGGAGGGATGGCACCCGCAGCAGATCGACCAGCTCCCTGAGGCCTTCAGTG GTGGATGGGTTGGATTCTTTTCCTATGATACAGTCCGCTATgtcgaaaagaaaaagataccCTTCTCTGGTGCCCCCGAGGATGACAGGAACCTTCCGGATGTTCACTTGGGGCTTTACGATGATGTTCTCGTATTTGACCATGTCGAGAAG AAAGTATATGTGATCCATTGGGTTAGTCTGGACCGGCATGCATCCACCGAGGACGCATACCAAGATGGCAAGTCCCGGCTGAAGCAGTTGCTTTCTAAAGTTCACAATGCAAATGT CCCCAAACTCTCTCCAGGATTTGTGAAGCTACATACTCGGCAGTTTGGTACACCCCTGAACAAATCGACCATGACGAGTGATGAGTACAAGAATGCTGTTATCCAGGCCAAGGAGCATATTCTGGCCGGCAATATTTTCCAGATTGTTTTAAGCCAGCGTTTTGAGAGGCGGACATATGCCACACCATTTGAGGTTTATCGAGCTTTACGAATTGTGAACCCAAGCCCATACATGGCGTATGTACAG GCAAGAGGCTGTATCCTGGTAGCATCCAGTCCTGAAATTCTTACAAAAGTCCAGAAG GGAAAGGTTATTAACCGACCACTTGCTGGGACTACCCGAAGGGGCAAGACAGAGAGCGAAGATAAATTGCAAGAGGAACAGCTATTAAGTGATCAGAAACAATGTGCTGAACACATTATGCTTGTAGACTTGGGAAGGAATGATGTTGGCAAG GTCTCCAAATCTGGATCTGTGAAGGTGGAGAAGTTGATGAACATTGAGCGGTACTCCCATGTTATGCACATCAGCTCTACG GTTAGTGGACAGTTAGATGATCAACTCCAAAGCTGGGATGCACTGCGAGCAGCATTGCCTGTTGGAACAGTCAGTGGAGCACCAAAG GTGAAAGCCATGGAGCTGATCGATCAGTTGGAAGTCACAAGGCGAGGACCATACAGTGGTGGCTTAGGAGGGATATCATTTGATGGCGACATGCAAATCGCTCTTGCTCTCCGCACCATTGTATTCTCAACAGCTCCAAGCCACAACACTATGTTCTCATACAAAAATTCAGATAGGCGCCGAGAGTGGGTCGCCCACCTTCAGGCTGGTGCCGGCATTGTTGCTGATAGTATCCCAGATGATGAGCAAAAAGAATGCGAGAATAAGGCGGCTGCTCTAGCTCGGGCTATTGATCTTGCTGAGTCAGCTTTTGTAGACAAAGAATAG
- the LOC100821854 gene encoding putative serine/threonine-protein kinase: MGGSVSCIWGGSKSGRDQTGQAAAASPRSGRLLSRSGRNVQVFSLKDLKSATRNFNMMNCIGRGGFGPVYKGNLKDGSQVAIKMLSAESKQGTSEFLTEIDVISNVRHPNLVKLIGCCVEGNNRLLVYEYAENNSLSNALLGPKNRCIPLNWQKRAAICIGTASGLAFLHEEAQPRIVHRDIKASNILLDKKLLPKIGDFGLAKLFPDAITHISTRVAGTMGYLAPEYALLGQLTKKADIYSFGVLVLEVISGQSSSKSNWGPDMHVLVEWTWKLREGERLLEIVDPDLEEYPEEQVLRFIKVALLCTQATAQQRPSMKQVVHMLSNQTEIDLQNAVPPGVLKEPRRQMGSLGGLTQDTSSSQSTRGNPAGSCTTQTGDMNSCQFSTTEVLPR, translated from the exons ATGGGGGGCTCCGTCAGCTGCATATGGGGCGGCTCCAAGTCGGGGAGAGATCAAACTGGTCAAGCCGCCGCGGCGTCTCCTCGTTCTG GCCGTTTATTATCAAGATCCGGAAGAAATGTACAAGTATTTTCCCTAAAAGACTTGAAGTCTGCCACACGGAATTTTAACATGATGAACTGCATTGGCCGTGGGGGTTTCGGACCAGTTTATAAG GGAAACCTCAAAGACGGCAGTCAAGTTGCAATTAAAATGCTATCAGCTGAATCAAAGCAAGGAACTAGCGAATTCTTGACAGAAATCGATGTCATATCAAATGTCAGGCACCCCAACCTTGTAAAGCTGATTGGTTGCTGTGTCGAAGGGAATAACAGATTATTGGTGTATGAATATGCGGAGAACAACAGTTTGTCAAATGCTTTGCTTG GACCAAAGAATAGATGTATCCCATTGAACTGGCAAAAAAGAGCTGCGATCTGTATTGGAACTGCTTCTGGTCTTGCATTCCTTCACGAGGAAGCACAACCACGCATTGTCCACCGTGATATCAAGGCTAGCAACATTTTACTTGATAAGAAACTACTCCCTAAAATTGGAGATTTTGGACTGGCAAAGCTTTTCCCTGATGCAATCACTCACATTAGCACACGTGTTGCAGGAACAAT GGGTTACTTAGCACCAGAGTATGCCTTGTTGGGACAGTTGACCAAGAAAGCAGATATATATAGTTTTGGGGTGCTTGTTCTTGAAGTGATAAGTGGTCAAAGCAGCAGTAAATCGAATTGGGGGCCtgatatgcatgtacttgtgGAATGG ACGTGGAAGCTGCGAGAAGGAGAAAGGCTTTTGGAGATTGTTGATCCAGACCTGGAAGAATACCCAGAGGAGCAAGTGCTTCGTTTCATCAAGGTGGCACTCCTATGTACCCAAGCAACAGCGCAGCAGAGGCCATCCATGAAGCAGGTGGTGCACATGCTATCTAACCAAACAGAAATCGATCTGCAAAATGCAGTCCCACCGGGTGTGCTGAAAGAACCCCGTCGTCAAATGGGTAGTTTGGGGGGTTTGACACAGGACACGTCCTCAAGTCAAAGCACCAGAGGCAACCCGGCTGGATCCTGCACTACACAGACCGGAGACATGAACAGCTGTCAGTTTAGCACGACCGAGGTGTTGCCTAGATGA
- the LOC100822162 gene encoding ASC1-like protein 3 isoform X2 — protein MAIRGPDAASFFPLTLLFSLGFFCARFLLDRLVYKPLAVYLFTSKGSKLMNDEARQAKIVKFSESTWKLTYYASVQAWVLLIIKQEPWSLDTMQYFDGWPNQPIPSLLTLFYMCQCGFYIYSIFALIAWETRRKDFAVMMSHHVVTSVLIGYSYLTGFFRIGTIILALHDASDVFLETAKLSISPSYP, from the exons atggcgatcCGCGGCCCGGACGCGGCATCCTTCTTCCCGCTCACgctcctcttctccctcgGCTTCTTCTGTGCTCGCTTCCTCCTCGACCGCCTCGTCTACAAG CCGTTGGCAGTTTACCTTTTCACCAGCAAGGGTTCTAAGTTGATGAATGATGAGGCCAGACAAGCAAAGATTGTCAAGTTCTCAGAATCCACTTGGAAGCTGACATATTATGCTTCTGTTCAGGCATGGGTCCTGTTGATAATAAAGCAAGAACCATGGTCATTGGATACAATGCAATACTTTGATGGCTGGCCGAATCAGCCCATCCC GTCCTTGTTGACACTTTTCTACATGTGCCAGTGTGGATTCTATATCTACAGCATTTTTGCCCTTATTGCCTGGGAAACCCGCAGAAAAGATTTTGCTGTAATGATGTCTCATCATGTGGTAACATCTGTTCTGATTGGATATTCATATCTGACTGG ATTTTTTCGAATAGGGACAATTATTCTTGCTTTGCATGACGCGAGTGATGTTTTTCTGGAGACCGCCAAATTGT CTATCAGTCCATCATATCCTTGA
- the LOC100822162 gene encoding ASC1-like protein 3 isoform X1 codes for MAIRGPDAASFFPLTLLFSLGFFCARFLLDRLVYKPLAVYLFTSKGSKLMNDEARQAKIVKFSESTWKLTYYASVQAWVLLIIKQEPWSLDTMQYFDGWPNQPIPSLLTLFYMCQCGFYIYSIFALIAWETRRKDFAVMMSHHVVTSVLIGYSYLTGFFRIGTIILALHDASDVFLETAKLCKYTEKELGASLFFGLFALSWLLLRLIYFPFWIIKTSSYQSIISLRKLDRFPTTLYYIFNTMLLTLLVFHMYWGKLIFLMIMRQLNNKGKVGEDVRSDSEDDE; via the exons atggcgatcCGCGGCCCGGACGCGGCATCCTTCTTCCCGCTCACgctcctcttctccctcgGCTTCTTCTGTGCTCGCTTCCTCCTCGACCGCCTCGTCTACAAG CCGTTGGCAGTTTACCTTTTCACCAGCAAGGGTTCTAAGTTGATGAATGATGAGGCCAGACAAGCAAAGATTGTCAAGTTCTCAGAATCCACTTGGAAGCTGACATATTATGCTTCTGTTCAGGCATGGGTCCTGTTGATAATAAAGCAAGAACCATGGTCATTGGATACAATGCAATACTTTGATGGCTGGCCGAATCAGCCCATCCC GTCCTTGTTGACACTTTTCTACATGTGCCAGTGTGGATTCTATATCTACAGCATTTTTGCCCTTATTGCCTGGGAAACCCGCAGAAAAGATTTTGCTGTAATGATGTCTCATCATGTGGTAACATCTGTTCTGATTGGATATTCATATCTGACTGG ATTTTTTCGAATAGGGACAATTATTCTTGCTTTGCATGACGCGAGTGATGTTTTTCTGGAGACCGCCAAATTGTGTAAGTACACAGAAAAGGAACTAGGGGCTAGCTTGTTTTTTGGGCTTTTTGCTCTCTCCTGGCTCCTATTGCGTCTGATTTACTTCCCATTTTGGATAATCAAAACCTCAAG CTATCAGTCCATCATATCCTTGAGGAAGCTGGACAGATTCCCGACGACCTTGTACTACATTTTCAACACAATGCTCCTCACATTACTCGTGTTTCATATGTACTGGgggaaactcatatttttaatGATAATGAGACAATTGAATAATAAAGGAAAGGTTGGAGAGGATGTTCGATCTg ATTCGGAGGATGACGAGTGA